CCGGGCGAAGCAAGGCTTTTTCCCTTCGAAATATTAGGGTGCAGGGCTCTATCTCTTGTGCAAAGCCAGCAGTTAGGACTAGTTTTATGCATGGCGGATATGTAGGAGGGGAGGAGATTGGACGAACAAATAAAGGCCTTACGCAAGGAGTATAAAAGCGGCACCCTCGATCAGTGGATCGTGGATTCCTCGCCGTATCTGCAGTTTCAGGCTTGGTTCGAAGCAGCGAAGCTCTCTGAGTCATCTGAAGCAAATGCCTGCGCGCTAGCAACCGTAGGCGTTGATCTAAAGCCATCGGTAAGGATGGTACTACTAAAGGGGTTAGACGAGCGGGGCTTTGTTTTCTTCACTAATTACGAGAGTAAAAAAGGGGTGCAGTTAGCGCAGAACTCGCAGGCGGCACTTCTTTTTTATTGGCCCTCCCTGGAGCGGCAGGTACGGATAGAGGGCACCGTAGAGCAGATTAGTGAGCAGGATTCAGACGCATACTTCCAAACGCGACCACGCAATGCCCAGCTGAGCGCCGCAGTATCACAGCAGAGCCGCGTGGCGGACTCCAGGGCCCAGATTGAGGGTGCCTATATAGATCTAGAACTTGCGACCGCAGGGGCTATCCTAGAGCGCCCCACGCAGTGGGGTGGATATCGAACTCTTCCGGCTACCTTTGAGTTCTGGCAGGGCAGGGAGGGTAGGCTACACGATCGAATTTTGTACTCCCTTAGCGCAGGTATCTGGAGGATAGATCGCTTATGGCCATAGAAGCCCCATACATAGCCCTTATGGGTGGGGGGTATACCCTGACTAAGGTAGCCCAGAGGTTAAAACCTGGTAGCTTTGTTATCACCTCGCGCTCTGCTGCGCAGTGCGCCGAGTGGCAAGCGCTGGGATGGGCCTCTCAGAGGCTCTCTCTGGAGGAGAGCGAGAGTGTGGTTAGTTTTTTTAAAGCATATCCGGAGCTCACTGTTCTAGTTGATAGTGTTCCGCCGCTACGAGAAGCAGTTGACCGGACAATGGGTGTAAAACGTGTTGTGCACGCCCTAGCGACCACTAAGATTACGAGGGTAATTTACCTAAGCACTACCGGAGTTTTTGGCGTAAGGGACGGCTCAATAGTTGATGAATCCACGGTGCCTGCGCCCTGGAATCCACAGGGCGAGGCGCGCTATCTCTCAGAGTTGGCGTACCGCAGTAGTGGTAAAATGGTAACCGCCCTAAGGTTGCCAGCGATCTATGGCCCCGGCCGTAGTATGGTAGATTCAGTTATAAACGGCACCTATCGCATGGTTGGAGACGGGGATAGTTGGAGCAACCGAATCCATGTTGAGGATCTAGTTTCGATTATTATTAGCGCAGTAGAAGCTTTGGAGCTTCCAGAGGTTCTGTGCGTTAGCGATGATCATCCCGCTCGAGTAAGGGATGTTCTCTCCTTTATCTGTGCACGGGAGGGGGTGCCGTTTCCCGCTTATATATCAGAGCAGGAGGCGCTGCGCGCAGGATCATATACACGGCTATCTAATCAGATTATAAAAAACGACTTAATGAAAAAGCTACTTGCGATTACTCTACGGTATCCCTCCTATCGTGAGGGGCTATAAGCTATGAAAGCTATCTCATACGATCATAAGCCCTATAAAACCTACGCGCGCAAAGAGTGCGATCCTAACCGCATGGGCGCTATAGCGCGGTTGTATGGAGTTGAAGCGGCCGCTCCTAATAGTTGCCGCTTGCTTGAGATCGGATGTGGAACTGGTGGAAATATTATCCCCCTTGCTGAGCGCTATCCAGGCAGTACCTTTCTCGGAATTGATCTCTCTTTAAGACATATCACAGAGGCCCGGCAGGTAACGGAATTACTCGGTTTGAAAAATATTGAATGGATCTGTGCTGACATTAAAGAGTACCGCCCTGAGCGTGCAGGCTTTGATTATATCGTTGCACACGGCATCTACTCCTGGATTTCAGATGAGCTACAGGGCAAGCTACTTGAGCTATGCAGTAGCGCCCTCTCTAAGAGCGGCGTGGCATTTGTAAGTTACAACGTACTTCCCGGCTGGAGACAGCGGGGCGCTGTAAGAGATGTAATGATGTTCGGCGCTAGTATCGCCGGGGGGCTCGACCCGGATGAGCAGCTCCGAGGGGGGCTTAAATTCCTTGAGCTTGTAGCTTCAACCCGTAACGATCCGAACGACCCCTACGGCAGCTACCTACAAGAGGCCCTCTGCCGTCTTAAGGGCTCTGAGAGCTCGTACCTGATGCATGAGTTCCTTGCAGAGTATAATTTACCCTGTCTCTTCTCTGATTTTATAAAACGCGCCGAGGGGGCGGGCGTACAGTTTCTTTCAGAGGCGCGGGTCTCGCTTATGTCGAGCGACGATCTAGGTCCAGATGTCGCCGATTTTTTTAGGGAGATAAGCTCAGATATTATCGCGCGCGAACAGGCCCTCGATATCTTTAGAAATAGGACGTTTAGAGAGAGCCTACTCTGTCATACGGGGCAGAGCTTGCAGCGCGATCTTAAAGCTAGCGTCTTTAGGCAGCTCTTCTTTAGCACAACCTACAGGCAAATAGGCGCTAATGGTGCTAACGAGAGCCGCTTTGTGGAGCTCGTTTCAGGGAGAGAGGTGCAAACTCCTTCTGGAATAATAGCGGAGATCCTGGGGGTTGTTGGAACTTATGGTAGTGTGGGCGCTACTCCAGAGGAGATTAGATTAAAAGCCGTTGCCGATCTTTCTGCAACATTAAACGAGGCCGATATTATAAGCTCCCTGGTAAGCCTATGGCGTTCCGGATTTATTGAGGTAACGTGCGATCGCCCTTTACTGGCGCTAGCCAGTGTAGGTAAGCCACGCGCACCTGAATACTCCCGCATGCAAGCACAGACCGGCGAGCTCGCCACATCACTAAGACACGAAGCACTGCAGCTCTCCCCTATCGAGCGCGAGATAATTATCCGCAGTAACGGCGAACAGGAGGCTACGGCAATTATTAACGAGCTCTCACGCGATCATCCCCGCGACACCGTTAAAGCCGCCTACGACCGGCTTGTTCAGCTTGGATTCCTACTCCTATAACTGCAAGCACTCCTAACCAACAGCTTCAATGGACTTGGCCGAATTAGCGTAGCGCTCCCACAAGCGAGAGAACTCTCCTTTCTTGCGCAGTAGCTCCATAAGTGATCCGCTCTCAGTAATCCTACCCTGCTCCATAACGATTATCTCGTCAAAGAGATCTAGTAGGTTAAACTTATGCACAGCCGATATAATTATGCGTGCGCCAAAGTGCTTTAGGATCGTTTCATAGATACGCCTTTCGTTCACGATATCAACGCTACTAGTTGATTCATCCAGTAAAACGATCTCGGAGTCCCGGTCTGCTGCAAAAAATATCCCCCTTGCTAGTGCAAGGCGCTGCTTCTCGCCCCCACTTAAGGAGACCCCCTTCTCTGCGATATTGGTCTCAAGCCCACGGGGCAAGCGCTCCAGCACGTTCGAGAACTGCGCCATAGAGAGCGCCCTATATACTGCCTCCGGCTCCTGTGGGATCAGGGTCGTATGGTGGGTAATTGCGGCCAGTCCCTCTGGCTGTAGCTCGCCGTCACAGATCACCGTGCCGTTGCTTGGCTGCTGTAACCCACGCAGAATAGCTAGCAGGGTTGATTTTCCGCTACCACTCTCTCCTACGATTGCGTAGCTCCTACCTTGAGTAAGCTTGAGATCCACACCGAAGAGACCGGCTGTTATACGGCCCTCACCCTGGTGCTGAAAGCAAACGTTATTTAGCTCAATGCTACGCCAGTCGTTCGGCAATTTAAGGAGTGCTGTGGGCCCCACCTCACGCAGGTGATCTGTGTGGATGTACTCTACAGCACGCAGCTTTGCGGCCGACTGCACGTAGTTTCCGTAGTGCGAGGTAAAGCTAAAAAAAGCCTGACCGATCGTTGATAGATACTCGTTAAGGGCATAGAGCGTTCCTATCTCTATTATCGCCTTGGTCTTAAAGACTGAGATGATGTAACACAGGAGCACCACAGCCCTCATCAGATCGATAAGTAAGCTGGCGCTAAACCACTTACTCTCCTGCATAACAGAGGTCCGTAGCGCAAGTGGGCGTATACGATCCATCTTGGCGTTTACCTCGCGCACCACACGATCCTCAAGTCTAAGGCTGATGACCGTAGTAATGTTAGTTAGGTAGTCCTGCACTGCGGCGGCAACCTTGCTTATCTTGCTGTTCGACTCGTCGTAGAGCGGGATTAACCACCTATCAAAGAGCAATATAGCAACGAGTATGACGCAGGTTGCTATGCCGATATAAAATCCAGCCACAGGCATAAAGAGGCTCAACATTATTATCGCGCCAACGTAGCGTGTAATAAGACCGAGTGCCTCAAAGCTCCCCTCGGCAAAGCTCCCGAGCGCAGCACTGGCGCGGGTAATACGGTCTATAGTCTCGCCGGAGTGGTGCGCCTTATGCCACGAGAGCGGCAGCTGCGAGACCTTTGTAAGGAGCTCTGATTGCAGATTTCTGCGAATACAGAACGCGCTCACCAATTCAATAACCCGGCTTGGTCCGTGAAAACACCATCCGATAACTCCCATAGTAACCATGGCGGCGAGTAGCCAGGCGCACTCTGCAAGTTGGCCAGCATATGCGGCGGCCTGTGCCGCGTTCATAAAACGAGCGATAATAAGGGGGGTCGAAAGCCAGAAGCCCATCGAGATGACTGAGAGTGTCAGGTGCAGCACTATCTGCGGGCGACGCCCTGCGCCACTACGCCACATCATGCATGCTAGGTATATCAGGGGATTTTTTAGTAACTTATCTTTCATACTGTTCTCTGTAATATTGAGCTTAGCGTGCCCCACGCATAGCGCAGAGCGGCCACAATTAGATTGGAAAAGCGGCGCGACACCCTTTCTGGGTGCTGGTAGAGCTTCTTGTATTGTTTATACGGAGGAAGTTTTGCCAGCCCAGAAAGGGTTGGCAACGCTGAGGCCAACCCTAATGCGATACGTAGGAGCTATCGAACGCAGCAGTGACTGCGTCCAAAATTCCTAGATCGATTATGTTCTCAAGCATTCTCATTTGAAGGATCTCCAAAGGTTAGTTTGTTAACTCTATAGAGCAGCTCTGCGGTAGTCAAACATAAAATGGAGCGATGATTCAGAAAAGGATTCAGAAGCCGCCAGCGTTTGAAGGGGGCGGAGAGTTTCTAGTAAGATCACGCAGTTCGGCGCTAATCTGGCCAGATAGCCTTAAAAGCTATCTGAGCATCCTGATCGTTAATCTCAGTGTTGGGCCCCGCTAGAAGGAGGTGATCCGGATATCCGGGTGAAATAAAGATAACCACTACCTCTAATTCTTTAACAGAAAAGATGATTCTCCAAGGACCGCATCCCATCTGAAGGAGTTCTTCGCTCCACCTCCGAATCCTTCTTGTGCGGTGAATACTTGGATCGCGTTGCAACACCTCAGCAGCTTTCTCAATGAAATCTACCCCACAGCTATTTCTAAGCCATTCGAGCTGCGTAGATGCCAGGGGTGAATAGCTGATTGAATATTTGGGTGGCTGCAAGAGCTGCTCCTCAACCTTTGCAAGCCATCCGAGGGAGGCCTCAGGAAAGGCATCCACCGTTGCAATGTAAGGCTTAATGTCGAGGATCGGTGTGCCATCAACGAGGTCTGTATTTCCAACGATAAGATTTAACCTCTCAATTCCTAGGAGCGGTACGGAGGTAATTCCGATCGGATTCGGTCGGTGCGGAGAGCGGGTCGCAAACACCCCGCGCTTTATCGCCTCTCCCCGTGGAGGAAGAACGAGGGGACGCCAGGTTGAATTTCTATGAAACCACCAAACGAGCCAGATCCTATCGAACTCAGCTAAGTTTCTCAGCGCAACGTGAAAGCCGTGGCCTGGATAAAGCTGAATAATATTTCTCTCCTCCTCTGAGTTCTTGGGTTGGTGAGGAGAGTCAAATTTAGTCCGCATCTTGGTGCGGATAACACCGATAGGCTGTAATGATAGGGTCGGGAGCGTAGGTACTGGCTGTGTCATAATATTAGGGGCATAATGTTATGTTGGAAGCATATTTACTAGATCGGCAGATATGGGGGCATATACTTATAGAAAGCCCCTATGTCAGCACAGCAGATATCAAATATAACCAAGGCCATTAATAGGTTAGATGCCGCCGTAGAGTCAGCCACAAGCTCACTTGGAACGGTATTACAGGGTGGTCAGGCTCTTACAGATCGAATGCTATCGTACAAAGAGGTAGTACGCCGCCAACGTATCCTGCTAGAGATGTTTTCAAAGGCTACCCTTTACGGCGAGGCGCTAGAGGCGGCTCGTCTTATAAGGCTCGTTCACGATGCCTCAATCATGATTAAACTCGATGCACACCATATCCTAAGCTCGCTCAGAGATCTTAAAGCGATGCATTCCTCTGTGACGTTTTAGATGTGCCGGGTCTCTTAAATTGCATAATCAAGCCAATTGAGATCGTTAGCAGCGCCATAAAGGCCCACTCATAAACATAGCCTAGATGTATATCCGGCGGTGGCGTTGTATCGAAGGTTGGAATCGGATAAGCGGCATCCGGAGAGTCCATTCCAAAGTTCTCTACATTAGACTTTCCGCTTAAATTCAAGATATCGTCCCGTCCAGCATCGCCCTTGCGTACGATCTTTGACACCAGTAGCGGATCGTTTGGGTTCTCCATCGTTTCTAGATAGACTGGAAGCAGCTCGTAGGGGAGCTGCTTCTTAATATTTGGAATATCAATTCTAAGCCATCCATCAACCCAGGGCTTGCCAGGAGCAACCTCAGGATCCTGCGGCGCAAAGAGCTTCTGTGGCATCGACCCCTTAATAAGCGCAAAGATCTCCGTGTGCTCGGGGTGTTGATATATTAGGCGTTGCTCGGCTTCTTCCCGTCCAAGTGGAAGGAAGCCGCGATCCACTAACACATAAAGCTCGCCAGGCCCGTCAAGTTTTAGAGGGGTGATAACATGGCTACCGGCACGCTTATTAAGGCTACGATTACGTAGCAGGATCTCGTGCTTAAAATCGAAAGTTCCGGAGAGACTTACCCGCCTAAAGGTAAGGTTAGCCCAATCCGGTTTCTGATTAACAAGCTCTCTAAGCGGAATCGGCTCAAGAAGCAGGATCCGTTCGAGCTCTTGTATCAGCTCCTGCTTCTGGAGGTGCCGCCCCCATTGCCAGATAGATAGGCTAGTCATGCCGGTAGCGAGGACTAGGCAGCTAATTGTAACTTTTAAGGAGAATCTGAAGTTCATGTCTAACAATGGTACGCTCCATATGCAGTACTGACCAGAGCGTGTAGCCTCTTAGGAGTTGCGCGGAGCTAAAAAGTTTTTATAACCCATTGATTTTAGGTTGTTAAGCGGGTTTTACTCTCCATAACCTAGAGTGCTATTATCGCTAAAATTAAAGCGGACGATAGAGCCGCTTAGATAGTTATATCCATGTTCAAAGAGCTGCTGAGATGTTTATAGTAGGTGCAGGTGCTGCGTATCCGAACGAACTATTATCGGATGAACTGCTCGCTTCATTGGGACTTAACCCGAACGAAGCTGAGAGGCGGATACTTGATCGTTTCGGAGTTCGTAGTCGGCGCACATCCCTTCCACTCGATTATATTAAAAATACCAGGAACGTAGAGATCCTAGAGGCGCGCGCAGTTGCAACCGCTACCCCAACCTCGCTCGGTATTGAAGCTGCTCGACAGGCGATGGAGCGGGCCGGGATCGCACCCGAACAGCTCGGGCTAATTATCGCAGATACCGCGACTCCCTATCAGACCTGCCCCTCCGAGGCCCAGAGAATAGGTGGAGGGCTCGGGCTAAAGGTTCCAGCGTTTGATGTTATCGGTGGTATTGGTGCACTTTCGCTTCATATTGAGATGCTCTCCTCTTGGAAACCTGAACGGGTGCCAGATTACGTACTCTGCGTTTCAACGAACACGCCCACACAACAGGTTGATTTCTCAGGGCCCGTGCTTCCTGCGTATTTATTCGGCGATGCTGCCGCAGCGTTCGTTATATCTACAAGGCATCAAGGGAAGCTTCAGGCACAAAATTTCTATCTTGGTAGAGATGGTCGTTTTAAATCGGCTATCACTGTGCAACGTTCGATCTCTTTGGCGTGCGAGCACATGATCTCTTATGGGGAGCTGGGTGAGATAGTAGCGCAGGGATTTAAGAAACTCTCAGTTTCAGTTGATATGCCTAGCCGCGCACCATATCTTGTTGCTCCACAGCTCTTCGGAGGTGATATGCGCCGCTGCGGAGCAAAGTTTAATATTCCATCCGAAAGGCTTCTAAGCTCAACGTTACAGGGGGGCTATGCTCTAGGGGCTAGTGCCGGAGTAGCTGTTACATCACTTTGGGACACCCTGCAGGCCGGCGAGAAGATCGTTATTTTGCACGGCGGGGATGGCCTGCTGAGTGGTGGTATTTTATCGGTATCTTTCTAGGAGAGTAACATGCTGCACATTCTGGGCATGGGAGTATGCCACCCGAAGGTCTCTATAGATAATCACTTTCTTGAAGCGCTAGATATCGGCACCACTGCGCAGTGGATTGAGGAGAAGATCGGCATTCTGGAGCGAGTTACGACGTTGCCCCTTGAGTATATCAAGACAACACGCAATCAGGACCCACGCATGGCGCTTGAGGTTGCCTCGATGACCGCAACCGATATGGGGGTAAAGGCGGCAGAGGCCGCTCTTGCTCAGGCGGGCATTACCGCCAAAGATATCGGGCTACTGATCGTTAACGGCTGTTCGCCGAGGCAGACCATTCCGAGTGAAGCAACGCGCATCGCTGAACGCCTTGATTGTCCAGCAGTTGCCTTTGATGTCTATACAGCCTGCCCAGCGTTTGCGCTTCACATCGATTTTTTAAAAAGCTACAACGAGAGTGCACTACCGGAATTTGTGCTCTGTATATCAACGGCAGCCATGACCGTGCATGTGGACTATAACGATCGCTCAGATGGTGCAATCTGGGGCGACGGCGCCGCTGCTTGGGTCGTTTCGCTGCGACACCCCGGTAAATTAGAGATTATTGATTCGACCTTTACCGCCGATCCAACTCGTTGCAAGGCGGTTACCGTCGATAGCTATGGGTTCTTTAGGCAGGATGGGCGCGCGGTTCGAGATTTTTCCGTTCGTCAGACGGTGCGTCTTGTTAAAGCGATTGAAGAGAAGCACCCGATCGATTGGCAACGTGATATCTTTATCGGCCACCAGGCTAATCGTACCATGCTAGAACAGATCGCAAGAAATCGTGAGATTCCTGACCTTAATCATTGGCATAACGTTACATACCTAGGCAATCAGGCTGGGGCTGGAGCGCCCTCTACCCTCTCGATGAATTGGGATAAGATCACACCTGGCCAGCATATCGTGGTTGCGGTTGTTGGAGCGGGGCTCTCGTGGGGCTCTATAGTTATGAGAGCTAGGTAGTAGGAGTAGGAGCGGGCTGTAACGCAGACCGCCGGCGAGAGTAGAGTAAGCTGCCGAGCAGCATCCACACCAGAATCAGTATCTCGCTATCCCCGACATTATACTCAACTAGTCCAGCGACCTGCCATGAGATGATTGCACAGCCGGTAGCAACAAATAGGATCTGACGCCGATCGGTAAAGCACGTCCTGAGAAGCCCGTAGATAAACCAGATAAAGAGCCCTGCGCCGATCCAGCCTGTCTCTGCCACGATATTGAGCAGGTTGTTATGGAAATGTTTAAGTTCTTGCGGGATCTCTGGAGCGAGCGCTCTAATAATACCGCTATTATGGTAGCCAATTCCCATCGGATATTCGGCCACCAGATCGGCTGCAATTCTCCAAATCGTGCTGCG
This region of Pseudomonadota bacterium genomic DNA includes:
- the pdxH gene encoding pyridoxamine 5'-phosphate oxidase → MDEQIKALRKEYKSGTLDQWIVDSSPYLQFQAWFEAAKLSESSEANACALATVGVDLKPSVRMVLLKGLDERGFVFFTNYESKKGVQLAQNSQAALLFYWPSLERQVRIEGTVEQISEQDSDAYFQTRPRNAQLSAAVSQQSRVADSRAQIEGAYIDLELATAGAILERPTQWGGYRTLPATFEFWQGREGRLHDRILYSLSAGIWRIDRLWP
- a CDS encoding NAD-dependent epimerase/dehydratase family protein; the protein is MAIEAPYIALMGGGYTLTKVAQRLKPGSFVITSRSAAQCAEWQALGWASQRLSLEESESVVSFFKAYPELTVLVDSVPPLREAVDRTMGVKRVVHALATTKITRVIYLSTTGVFGVRDGSIVDESTVPAPWNPQGEARYLSELAYRSSGKMVTALRLPAIYGPGRSMVDSVINGTYRMVGDGDSWSNRIHVEDLVSIIISAVEALELPEVLCVSDDHPARVRDVLSFICAREGVPFPAYISEQEALRAGSYTRLSNQIIKNDLMKKLLAITLRYPSYREGL
- a CDS encoding class I SAM-dependent methyltransferase, producing MKAISYDHKPYKTYARKECDPNRMGAIARLYGVEAAAPNSCRLLEIGCGTGGNIIPLAERYPGSTFLGIDLSLRHITEARQVTELLGLKNIEWICADIKEYRPERAGFDYIVAHGIYSWISDELQGKLLELCSSALSKSGVAFVSYNVLPGWRQRGAVRDVMMFGASIAGGLDPDEQLRGGLKFLELVASTRNDPNDPYGSYLQEALCRLKGSESSYLMHEFLAEYNLPCLFSDFIKRAEGAGVQFLSEARVSLMSSDDLGPDVADFFREISSDIIAREQALDIFRNRTFRESLLCHTGQSLQRDLKASVFRQLFFSTTYRQIGANGANESRFVELVSGREVQTPSGIIAEILGVVGTYGSVGATPEEIRLKAVADLSATLNEADIISSLVSLWRSGFIEVTCDRPLLALASVGKPRAPEYSRMQAQTGELATSLRHEALQLSPIEREIIIRSNGEQEATAIINELSRDHPRDTVKAAYDRLVQLGFLLL
- a CDS encoding ABC transporter ATP-binding protein, producing MKDKLLKNPLIYLACMMWRSGAGRRPQIVLHLTLSVISMGFWLSTPLIIARFMNAAQAAAYAGQLAECAWLLAAMVTMGVIGWCFHGPSRVIELVSAFCIRRNLQSELLTKVSQLPLSWHKAHHSGETIDRITRASAALGSFAEGSFEALGLITRYVGAIIMLSLFMPVAGFYIGIATCVILVAILLFDRWLIPLYDESNSKISKVAAAVQDYLTNITTVISLRLEDRVVREVNAKMDRIRPLALRTSVMQESKWFSASLLIDLMRAVVLLCYIISVFKTKAIIEIGTLYALNEYLSTIGQAFFSFTSHYGNYVQSAAKLRAVEYIHTDHLREVGPTALLKLPNDWRSIELNNVCFQHQGEGRITAGLFGVDLKLTQGRSYAIVGESGSGKSTLLAILRGLQQPSNGTVICDGELQPEGLAAITHHTTLIPQEPEAVYRALSMAQFSNVLERLPRGLETNIAEKGVSLSGGEKQRLALARGIFFAADRDSEIVLLDESTSSVDIVNERRIYETILKHFGARIIISAVHKFNLLDLFDEIIVMEQGRITESGSLMELLRKKGEFSRLWERYANSAKSIEAVG
- the tsaA gene encoding tRNA (N6-threonylcarbamoyladenosine(37)-N6)-methyltransferase TrmO; protein product: MTQPVPTLPTLSLQPIGVIRTKMRTKFDSPHQPKNSEEERNIIQLYPGHGFHVALRNLAEFDRIWLVWWFHRNSTWRPLVLPPRGEAIKRGVFATRSPHRPNPIGITSVPLLGIERLNLIVGNTDLVDGTPILDIKPYIATVDAFPEASLGWLAKVEEQLLQPPKYSISYSPLASTQLEWLRNSCGVDFIEKAAEVLQRDPSIHRTRRIRRWSEELLQMGCGPWRIIFSVKELEVVVIFISPGYPDHLLLAGPNTEINDQDAQIAFKAIWPD
- a CDS encoding SURF1 family protein produces the protein MNFRFSLKVTISCLVLATGMTSLSIWQWGRHLQKQELIQELERILLLEPIPLRELVNQKPDWANLTFRRVSLSGTFDFKHEILLRNRSLNKRAGSHVITPLKLDGPGELYVLVDRGFLPLGREEAEQRLIYQHPEHTEIFALIKGSMPQKLFAPQDPEVAPGKPWVDGWLRIDIPNIKKQLPYELLPVYLETMENPNDPLLVSKIVRKGDAGRDDILNLSGKSNVENFGMDSPDAAYPIPTFDTTPPPDIHLGYVYEWAFMALLTISIGLIMQFKRPGTSKTSQRNASL
- a CDS encoding ketoacyl-ACP synthase III — translated: MLHILGMGVCHPKVSIDNHFLEALDIGTTAQWIEEKIGILERVTTLPLEYIKTTRNQDPRMALEVASMTATDMGVKAAEAALAQAGITAKDIGLLIVNGCSPRQTIPSEATRIAERLDCPAVAFDVYTACPAFALHIDFLKSYNESALPEFVLCISTAAMTVHVDYNDRSDGAIWGDGAAAWVVSLRHPGKLEIIDSTFTADPTRCKAVTVDSYGFFRQDGRAVRDFSVRQTVRLVKAIEEKHPIDWQRDIFIGHQANRTMLEQIARNREIPDLNHWHNVTYLGNQAGAGAPSTLSMNWDKITPGQHIVVAVVGAGLSWGSIVMRAR